The Salmo salar chromosome ssa04, Ssal_v3.1, whole genome shotgun sequence genomic sequence AGAGTCCTCAACAGACATTTGAGTTAGATAGATAGCTAcatagatttgatttgacagttATAAGTTACAACCAGGGGGAAGATGCCACCAGTCCGGTCCCATACACGACTTTCTTGTGACGTATTATGCGCGGAGACCTTTTGTGACGTCACCAAGCATCAATTCGCTACATAAACTGTGTTCAGCTTTGATATATATCATCAGTACAATCTCTTTTTTCAATCAGGTTGTTTCAGGTAATCTTTTGCCGCATAGTCTGCCCTAGCTGACGCTGTGCAGAGAATACTACGATTGGAAACGGTTGGTTAGACCCGTTCGCACTGCACAAGGTGATTTGGcgtttagaatgtctggtaggCTCTTACATTCTTTGGagaggtcccaaatggcaccctgtagtgtactacttttgacctatCCCCAGTGGGCTCAgatcaaaataagtgcactatatagggaatggcgtgccatttgtctgtgtgtgtgtgtgtgtgtttaggataTGTTTTGTGCCAATCAGTTGATGAAAATGTATCCCTCAGAAAGCAAGATGGACCGTAGTGATGAGAGAATCAAAAGAGCTTTAAGGCGCCGCCCTTATGTGGTAAATACCAATTTATTTAGTTTGTGTTCTGTCTTTGTCATCACATTTTAAATGGAGTGTTGTGTTGACAGTTGAATCCAGTGAGGGTGAACACCCCTGATTCTGTGATGTGGCCAACCGGTAAGGTGCACAGAAGACCAAGGCCTGTAAGTCAAATCCGACCTGAAAACAATTACACATAAACCTTACTTATGCTCCATGTACAAACTGCAGTTATCACAATAAAAGCAACTGCAGATATCCCTCCCCATCTAAACTCATTTGAAATTGAATGCTGTCTTGACAGTCTACTTCAGCGCAGACCCCTCAGATCCACAAAAGGCCTGTAAGTCACATTCAAATCAATCACATAACAGTAGCTACTTAAATGATTTATTGATGGCTACATCATTTATTTCCAAGTTATTTCCAAGGCCAAAATGAGCAAAAGAGTGTTACATTTTTTCTTTACTGTTCACAGCCAATCATTGAGAGCTGTGGGCAGGAACAGACATCTGGGGATGGACGGGACATCAATCCAGAGCCTCTCAGCCAGGTCAGACATCTCTGCTGTTCCCATAGAGACACAACAGATAGATCAATCTGTTGATTCATATGGCCATTTTGGTTGGCTTGGTTGAATTGACAATCATTCATTGGAAATGCTAAGGAATCCTACAGTGTGGAAGGTCTTTAGTCCCATCCCTAATGTTATGGGAGTTGCATTTATTGCATTTCAATACACTAGCATTTTCAATGACCCATGAATTACTCACTACTTGTACAACTATGTTGGATTGCCTAAATATTCTACATTTTCTTGGCAGTCAATGCCAGTGTATTTTATGGCTGCCCTAAGTACATGCCtttgtctgtctcctcagtctggAAGGGTGACTCGGCTGATGGAGAGAAATTATGATGGGGTCATCTCATCCTCCAACTCTGATGACATCTCTATCTACTCCTTCACTGACTGTGAATCTGAGGTAAGAGAGTTGTACACCATAGATGTGTTGAGTGATATGACTGTAAAGAGAATAGTCTCAGACTAATTGACTCTGATACACAGTCTGATGATGAGGATCATGAAAGGAGGACACCACCGCTGATAGTGAAGGATGAGGAGGATGGAAAGGTGACAAAGTTTGAAGTGAGGGATATGGTAGAGGACGAcaatctgtctctccactccttggATGAATCAGACTTTCTGGTATGTTCTGCACCATGTATTTGAGTAACTCTTTGACTGAATGTGGAGAATGGACTATGACCAACTAGCTCTCTGACACACAGTGTGATAATGGCAATGATGCCTCTGCTGAGGACAGTCCTGGGCCTTCAAAGGAACCACAGAGAAAAGGGGCTTCACTGAAGGACCCTCGACTGGTATTCTCTtacatttgtgtgtttgtgtgttagtggtgcgcaggtcagctgtttgttcaaccAAACCcacccgcaattgctaataacccatccgcaaccgcCCGACTATATACATTACTTTTCTGGCCATCCCTTCTTTATTTTCAACTTTCCATTTCGTAGCTTtcctcttattgaattaaactctgacattgtcctttttgcGTCAGTGGATCAACAATAACTTTTTCTGCCCTTTCCCAAAAGTGTTTGGTGATTGGTGTCTAGTCTATTTGGCATGCGCCAAGTTATGTCCCACAGCTTAGGTTTATGCACAAATGCTAAATAGCCTATAGATTTAAATTACACAAGAATGATATATTTATGGATTTTTTTCATGTATTGTTTTCTTTATATTACACAtaatatttcatgaccctaaacctgCCGCCCTGTGGATATAACCGCGGGACTGCTGCTTATGAGTTAATGCATCACTAGTGTGTGTTACATCTCAATGGTTTGACCCTATGTCTGTACAGATTATTGTGGCCAAGCCCAACATCCTTCTCCCTGCCTCTGTGAGTGCCCTGAAGAAGGCATCACGCCTGACGGAGTTGGTCCCTACTGTCCGGCCCTGCAAGGAGCAGCAGGACAAGAAGACACAGTGGACCAACACCAACAAGGAGAGCCTGAGGAGGATTAAAAAAAACTGGCCTCCATAGAGCTCGACCTGGAGGAAGGCCTGAAGAAGGTCAATGACGGTCAGGACGTCAACCAAGAGAGGCAGAAGAATGAGGGATGCTTCAGAGCCTGGATTGAGAAgtggatggggaggaggaaggaggaaagaCTGAGGGATGAAGATGTGAATAGGGAAGACAAAGGGAGGATGGGCGAAGAGGTGAGGGCACTGATCCAAGTGATGAAGAGAAACTGCAGTGAACGTGATCTTGAGGCAGTAAACCTGGACACTTGGCTGAATGACTTGGAAAGGTTGAAAGTGGCCTTCAAGAAATGCACTGGAGAGATGGCCAAAATGGTAGAGAGCATGGCAGAAATGCAGACCAGAATAGCTGAGAACAGGCTCCTCAAGCCTGAAAAAAGAACTATGTCCAGAGCTTTGTAAATTAATCTTACTTATTGCGTGTAGTCATGTATCTAATGTATTTATAGATTAGTCTTACAGTATATCTACTGATTGTGTATGACATAGCACTGTCCTGACAGTTTGTTTGTTGTTTCTGGTCTTACAGAGCCCAGGGAAAGTCTCTGGTCCTGTGTCTGGCCTCTCTCCTCTTGTGACCTCAGGACCCCGGACCCTGGCTGAAGCCCCTACGGGCCCTGCCCTCTGCTGTGGCCCGTCCCTCCCAAAAGGATGTCCCAAAGCCTCCGACACCTCCAAGCCCCGTCTCTGTCATTGTTGCTTTGCCTGCTGTGGAGTACTTACCATACCACCGCAGCCCTCGCCTGGCCCCAATCACCAACCTGAGTGAGAACGGCAGGAAGCTGCTCCAGAAAATGTCAGGAGTGACCCCACAGGTGAGAGGAAACAGGAAGGGAATATTGGCCATATGTCCTTCTACAGTATATCATACCTCTAGATATCATAGCTCAAGAGTAGAAAATAGCCATATGCTTATATTACTTTATCTCCTTGTCAAAAATATTTAGGAAGGGAAGGTCAAAAGGAAAAAGAGCAAGGGAAAAAAGCAAGTGAAGAAAGAGAAGGCCAGCAAGATGCAGCAGGTGGAAAATGTTGGAGAAAGTAAGGAGGACAAGAAAGAGGAAAAgaagagtctgaggaagaggtgaGGAAATAGAAGAGGGCAACATAACAAGGGCATTTTAGAGATTTATAGAAATAGAATGATGTAGAGAATTATAGAAATTGAATGCGGTAGCAGAGGAAGAGCAGCGATCTGATGTTTAATGGCAAACTACTATTTATTCTCCTGTTGTGTTTGATTGACAGGTTTCTCCAGTGGCTGCTGCCCAAACTGAGATGTTCGAAGAAATAATGGCctactactacaacacacacacacacacacactcgaactTCAGAGCTATAGCGGCTTATAACCACACTGACataataaaatgtaaaataaacgtTATTAGTTATACCATGAGTTGACGTTTTTACAAGGATTGTGATTGCTGAAAATAGCGCGcttgaaatgtaaaggtcatttccagTCTTCGAGAACATTGCCTTTGAATTTCAATCGAGCTATAGCGAGTTTTGGTGTTACTGA encodes the following:
- the LOC106599630 gene encoding uncharacterized protein isoform X2, coding for MDRSDERIKRALRRRPYVLNPVRVNTPDSVMWPTGKVHRRPRPSTSAQTPQIHKRPPIIESCGQEQTSGDGRDINPEPLSQSGRVTRLMERNYDGVISSSNSDDISIYSFTDCESESDDEDHERRTPPLIVKDEEDGKVTKFEVRDMVEDDNLSLHSLDESDFLCDNGNDASAEDSPGPSKEPQRKGASLKDPRLVFSYICVFVC
- the LOC106599630 gene encoding uncharacterized protein isoform X3: MWPTGKVHRRPRPSTSAQTPQIHKRPPIIESCGQEQTSGDGRDINPEPLSQSGRVTRLMERNYDGVISSSNSDDISIYSFTDCESESDDEDHERRTPPLIVKDEEDGKVTKFEVRDMVEDDNLSLHSLDESDFLIIVAKPNILLPASVSALKKASRLTELVPTVRPCKEQQDKKTQWTNTNKESLRRIKKNWPP
- the LOC106599630 gene encoding uncharacterized protein isoform X1, yielding MDRSDERIKRALRRRPYVLNPVRVNTPDSVMWPTGKVHRRPRPSTSAQTPQIHKRPPIIESCGQEQTSGDGRDINPEPLSQSGRVTRLMERNYDGVISSSNSDDISIYSFTDCESESDDEDHERRTPPLIVKDEEDGKVTKFEVRDMVEDDNLSLHSLDESDFLIIVAKPNILLPASVSALKKASRLTELVPTVRPCKEQQDKKTQWTNTNKESLRRIKKNWPP